TCGCAAGGTTAATTATCACGCTCCTGGCCCCTGTAAGTCCCGAGTAGTAGCCCATTCCAACCATGGAGAGGACAACTACAAAACAGAGCATGGCCCAAATCAAATCGGGAATGCGTATTATTGCCCCGGTCATCACACGCTTTGCGTGCAGGTCAAACATCTCGTTTAGGGATTGGATAAATAGCCCTGCAACAACCGAGTTGGGACTACTTTTTGCAATGACTACGGCCTGAGCCCAGAGCTTATTTTGCAGCTGTTCAGACCTTTCTATTATCTGCTTTAATTGCGCAAGATCACCACTCGGATTCCGAATAGCGACATACTCTCTAAGAAGATCGCGGATTATCGTCTGATTGGGCTCTGGAAGATACTCTGCGCGTCTGTAAGTTGTTTCAATTGCATTCGCATCGGTTAAGACCAGGTCCCTTCTCTCAAGAAACCGCGAAGCAGCTAGGCTAAATGTAAATGCGAGTGTGAATGCGAGCAGCCCCAACGTCGCTCCCATGATTGAAGAGAGGGGGGCTTTGCTCTCTGCTTTGGAGCGCTTCCTTCGATAATTTCCTAACCGGAAACCTCCTTCAAACAGGCATACAGAAATCAAAATTGTGAGGATGAAAATCACCCACGAAGGCAAGTAGTCCATAAGCGTCCAGGTTAAAATAGAGACTCACCGCTATATAGCAGTGAGCCTATCTTTGAGCCACGACTTTTTGGTATCTAGCGGTTAAAGAACCAGATAGAGCCCTTTTTTGGAGGTGACGCCGCTCTCTTTTAAGAAGAGATAGGGAATGCATTCTATTCGGGGCACTCCAGGAAAATTCCGCCTTTCTTAGAAAGCAGCTGGATGATCTGCGCACGGCTGATTTCAAGAGGATTCCGCTGAATAAGAATCCCTTGGAGTTTCACGCATCCTCCGATTTCAGGTGGAAGCGTTCTGATTTTATTACCATTTAAATTGAGATGTCTCAGATGAACTAAACTGCCAATTGCAGGCGTGACTGTTTCAAGCTGATTGTCTTGAAACTCGAGCTCTTCTACTGCCTCACAGCCTGCAATCTCTTTTGGAATCGCAGTCAATTCATTAAGTCCTGCACAAAGTTCAAACAGTTGAGTGCATCTGCCAATATCTTTGGGGATCTCCTTCAATCTATTATTTGTCAGAAGAAGTATGCGTAAAAGTGGGAGGGCGATTCGAGGCGTTAGACTTGTTAAAAAATTGTCCGAGAGGTCGAGAATTTCCAGAGCTCTGCACTCTCCGATCTCATCAGGAACCAGACCGAGCTGATTTTCACTTAGATCTAGTTTTTTTAGCCCTGTGAATAGACCAATTTGTCTTGGCAGATGGCTGAGGTTTGAATTTTGTAGATCAAGCTCTTCGATTGCAGCAAGCTCGCCTTTATTTTTTTCCAGCCAGACTTCAATCACAGCCGCTCTTTCAAAGATATCGTTCATGGCATGTATCTGCTTTAGAAATTCCTTTCCTTCTTTCAAACTGGTTACAAATTTGAGCAGAAAGACGTGAAGATCTACTGCTTCAACATAACGTGGTAAATTGGAGAGATTAAGCACTCTTGTTTTTGCAGGTGAGAAGAGCGCAATCTTAGGAGAAAGGCCAAAAACTGGAGCCATTTCGGAAGAAAGCAATGTATAAAGAAATGGTACACGCTCATAAGATCTCTTTTCAGCGGGCAGCTCTTCTAGCATTGCTGTAATACGCCCTCTTAAAGCAGGAGCACGTTCATACGATCTCCACAACACGTAATAAGTCGAATTATCAACTTCTCCAAGAATGTAAGTGGCCTTTTTGCAAGCTTTTGATAGCGTGGCTGTGATTTCGGGCTGCCCAATACAAGCGAACACCTTCCCAAGTAAGGCAACTGGCAGACGATCAAATGCTGACACCTCAACTTTAGCTCTCTTTGCGGCTGGTGCAACTGACATAATTGTCCCTCAATGTTTGTTAAAGGACAAATAGGATAACCCGAAAACGGAATAGTTTTGAAAAGAAATCCTCTTAAGAGGATGTCGCAGACACCCTCTTAATTTAACTACAAGCTCCTACCGGTTAAAGAACCAGATAGAGCCCTTTCTTTGGATGGTGACGCCTGTGTCTTTGGAGAAGCGCTCCAGCACTTCGCTCACATACTCGTCGCCTGCCATATTTCCGCAGATCAGGCTTCCAGGATAGGATCTGACGTAGATGTCTTTTAGATCCTTTTGCAAGCTGTGGCGGAAGGTGGCAAAGTCGATGTAGACGCTGCTTCTAAAGTGGGTCAGATCGAGAAAAATGGGGTAGGGCTTTCCCATTGAAAAGATCTTGTTAAACTCATCTTCCTTAAAGATGGTCACCTTTCCTCTATTAATCCAGAGGTGCTTCTCGTTGAGATGGTTCCATAATGAGACAAACTGCTCCTGGTCCATCCACTGATCATAGACGTAGACCGTAGAGACAAATTCGAGGAAGTAGGCGAGCTGCAATGGACGCACACCCGTTAAACTCCCCTTGTAGATCAGGCTAAGTGGCTCTCCTTTTCCATACTCATTTAGAACCATTCTTAGATCGTATTGATCAAGAGGGCTGAACTGAGTTGCTTCCAACCTGGCGAAAGAGAGATCGCCATTTTTCACTCTCTTCTGAACGCCTTGAATGAGATCGCGCCAGTAGTCGAAGTGCGCCTTCTCAAGGCTCATTCCTTGAAGCTCTTCATATTTTTGCGCTAAGAACTGCTCATCGATCTCCTCCCAGTTGTGAACTTTAACAACGGGCAGACCCTCGTAAATAGGATCCAAGAAGGTGTGTTCGACAATAGGGATCGCATCTAAAACAAGAGCCTCCCAAGTTCTGATACTGTCCATTTCCAAGCCAATAGGAGAAAGAACGAATTTAGAAGCCGAGATATCTTCGTAAAATTGGGGTCTGCTTGTCCCTCCCCAACCGTTGTAATTGTCTGAACTTTCGCGGTCGGCTGTTTTTGTGTTTCTGCTGAAGCAGTAGGGTTTATCCTCAAAGAGCTTCACGATCTTATCTCGATCGCCATAGGGCCGAGGGAAGTGACTCATGTAGAGGAGATGGTCTTTTGAGAAGATAGCTTTTCTAGAAATGGCTCTGAGCAGCTCAACTCGTGCCTTTTCCCCAATAAAGAGATCGAGATCCTGTCCCGTGGGGAGTTGAAAGACCTTTGGATGGTTGCTAAAGATGATGTTCCGGCAAAACCAGGCTGCCAGCTTGGGATCAAAGAGGAGCTTCTTCACTGCAGGATCGGGCTGCCAAGCGCCGACATCTCCGCAGACGAGAATATAGGGAACCTTGATCTTGTCGTGCACCTCGTTTGCGAACCAGCCTAGATACCAGAGGTTGAGGTAGATCGTATCTCCCTGTCTCACCATCTCTGGATCGAACCACTCGGTATGCTGGTCGATGCGCAGATCGCACATCTTGCGAAATGTGAGGTGGCCAATCAGAGGGTACAATCCGGGGCTATCTTTATCGCTTTCGCCTTTATACAGCTCCGTAGGAACCTTGATAGGTTCCGCATGGATAAGATAAGTTGTGCACAGCGCAAAACAGAAAAAAAGAGATCTAATCATATATCCTCCAAACATCTGGAAACGCCAGAGTCTAAAGGATAAAATTTATTTTAACAAGATCTAGCTGGAAAGGCGCTCGGAAAAGGAGAAAGCCCGCAAAGAAAAATGGACGTCAATGGACACAAACGGACGAAGAACGGACAGGAAATGGACAGGCGGGCGAGAGTGGGGAAAAGAATTTCTTTCTTGGGCGCGTGTCCGTTCTTCGTCCGTTTGTGTCCATTTCTTTTTCCGAGCGCCTCTCCGAGGACCTCTCTTTGTTGAACGGCCCCTCGCCGCAATCTCGGCTCTTCAGGGCCGAGTCTAGGCGGGATTCATATTCTCTTTTATCCTTAAGCCGAAGAGAATCTCCTTTTTTTAGGAAGGAGTTCTTTAATCAAATGAGATCTACAGTGCAGCGAACATCTTTCGTCTTTCTGAAAACGAAGGGTGTGTGAAATTAAAACGGAGGTCGCCTTCTCGCGAGATCTGAATCTTACGAAATAGACGCATCAGAAGCGGAGCTGACGGATCATTTCGCACTTGAAGCAGCATTTTTTGGAGCTCTTTAATCGAGCTCTCTCCCTCTACACGTAGCTGAGCTCTCTCTTCTTGCGGAGTGGAGAGAAGAGCGAATCTATCTGCGCGCGCTTCAATTCTAGTTAGCGCTAAAGTTTGCGATCCTTGTGCAGCGAAACGGATCAGCATGCCCTGCTGTGCAGCCTCGAAGACTCCAGTTGGAGCGCAGCCGCAGGCGTCGAGAAGCGTATTTGCAGCAAGCGTGGTGACGAGATATGCCAGGTCGACCATCAGAGTGTCGCCATGCTTAATATGCGCAAGTTCATGTCGTAGAATAAACCTTTTATAAAAAGCAGGCATTGGGGTGGAAGAAGAGAAGACTAGCGCTCGCCCAGGACCCATAGAAGTTCCTCTGGCAGCATATGCACTCTCTGCCTCACAAGTCTGCTGTGAACCACAGCCACCTTGAGAGCGACTGCGCACTTGAATCTGTTTTTTGATGCCCATCTCTTTTGCAATTCTGCTGACATCGAGCTCTTCTCCCCAACTTCTGATAGAAGGAGAGAGATTAAGAGCGCGCTGTGCAGCTGGAGGAATGACCACGCTAGTCTCTTCTAAGAGTCCTGGATAGAGGTTTGTAAGGATCGTTGCCATAGAAGCGATAGCCACCGCTTTCAATCCAAAGTGGGATCTGACAAAGTAGCCGAGCAGAAGCGCTTTTAAGAGGCGCTTTGCTTCGCTGCGGCCGAGTTTTAATAGAAGGCTTCCATTCTGTTTAAGAGCTAGAGCAATAGCAAGCTCCTGATTGAGATCCTGCCTCATCGCAACGAGAACCTTCAGCTGCTCTTCATCGCTAATTGCGAGTTCTAATGATGCGAGGCTCGGGATCTCCCACTCGGAATACTCCCCTTGAGGATCTAGATTTTTGATGCGGCTCTCCATGGAAGGGAGAAGCATGAGTTTCTTGGAGTTACTGGTAAATAAAATTTCCAGAGGAAGAATAGCTCTTTCAGCCCAGTTTCTCTCTTGTGGAATCGCCTTTAAGATCTTGAGTGACTCGACAGCCGATCTCGGATCCCTCGTCACACCCACTGCCATGCGGTCGGCGCGGTAGCAGAGCGCACGTGTAAGAATCGC
Above is a genomic segment from Chlamydiales bacterium containing:
- a CDS encoding leucine-rich repeat domain-containing protein; amino-acid sequence: MSVAPAAKRAKVEVSAFDRLPVALLGKVFACIGQPEITATLSKACKKATYILGEVDNSTYYVLWRSYERAPALRGRITAMLEELPAEKRSYERVPFLYTLLSSEMAPVFGLSPKIALFSPAKTRVLNLSNLPRYVEAVDLHVFLLKFVTSLKEGKEFLKQIHAMNDIFERAAVIEVWLEKNKGELAAIEELDLQNSNLSHLPRQIGLFTGLKKLDLSENQLGLVPDEIGECRALEILDLSDNFLTSLTPRIALPLLRILLLTNNRLKEIPKDIGRCTQLFELCAGLNELTAIPKEIAGCEAVEELEFQDNQLETVTPAIGSLVHLRHLNLNGNKIRTLPPEIGGCVKLQGILIQRNPLEISRAQIIQLLSKKGGIFLECPE